A genomic window from Silene latifolia isolate original U9 population chromosome Y, ASM4854445v1, whole genome shotgun sequence includes:
- the LOC141628964 gene encoding uncharacterized protein LOC141628964, whose translation MRQEFPESRQYTPRGITFMDALNLSISRSVSAETKISSNWVKTRNNVCNNWSICTNSSKHKGGRLWLIWQPSQFLVDVRCISAQIIYTLVCDKLRGITFWFTLVYGFNKEQERAGLWTELNQISRGVDSAWMICGDFNSLMNINEKIRGAPVSWNDVLSMRQMVMNCNLVEMKTVGAFFTWNNKHENGTKVYSKLDRVLINADWLTNFPECYANFLPEGLFDHCPCLIKFTDDMPRKRPSLKYFNMWSLVKEFEGIVQNSWYKDIQGTPMYKVVTKLKMLKKGLRELNNKNFSDIENITRVTEISLKEFQTQLTQDPLNKGLCDAEAACAKELMLLKKAREQYLLQKSKEKWMSEGDDNTAYYHASIKQRRVRNKVYQIKDMNGKLCIKAPGPDGYSSQFFKDSWATVGAGVSAAVRSVIHYGKLLKECNTTTITMVPKIDAPENVTQFRPMAYCNTIYKCVAKVLCNRLSTIMPIISPSQSAFVKGRDIVGNILLTQDLVKMYKRKACSPRLLMKIDLQKAYDSVEWSFLQEMLTALGFPNHLVGLLMQCVSTPTYSIALNGEVFGFFQGKRGLRQGDPLSTLLFTICLEYLSRILEWVQQKPDFRFHPFCKRVQLSHLCFADDLIMFCRGDKNSVVLLLRAFKCFSNAFGLCMNQNKSSMYTNGVDARTMIMLERVSGMRRGTIPFKYLGVTITPKRLGVEDCHCLTERISARIQGLGARKLSYAGRVVLIKSVLSTLHNYWARIFILPKTIITKIQAQCRKFLWHGNDSTTRPALVAWSQDWLDYKPGVGASWAWKKICGVKEAMKPLLLMQGTGTYTIKLGYDWLLKMNIIHENECYLCGDEAEFIDHPFFQCEFSKRCLLMVEQWR comes from the exons ATGAGACAAGAGTTCCCTGAGAGTAGACAGTATACTCCTCGAGGTATAACTTTTATGGATGCTCTAAATCTCTCAATTTCTAGAAGTGTGAGTGCTG AAACTAAAATAAGTAGTAATTGGGTTAAAACTAGAAACAATGTTTGCAATAATTGGTCTATTTGCACTAATAGTAGTAAGCATAAAGGGGGACGTCTCTGGTTAATTTGGCAGCCTAGTCAATTTCTGGTAGATGTTAGGTGTATTAGTGCTCAGATTATTTATACTCTGGTCTGTGATAAATTGAGGGGCATTACCTTTTGGTTTACACTGGTGTATGGGTTTAATAAGGAGCAGGAGAGAGCTGGGCTTTGGACTGAGCTTAATCAGATAAGTAGAGGAGTTGACAGTGCTTGGATGATCTGTGGTGATTTCAATAGTCTGATGAACATCAATGAGAAAATTAGGGGGGCACCTGTCTCTTGGAATGATGTTTTGTCAATGAGACAAATGGTCATGAATTGTAATCTTGTTGAAATGAAAACTGTTGGAGCTTTCTTCACGTGGAACAACAAACATGAGAATGGGACCAAGGTTTATAGTAAGCTGGACAGAGTGCTTATCAATGCAGATTGGCTAACTAATTTCCCTGAATGTTATGCTAATTTTCTACCAGAAGGGTTGTTTGATCATTGCCCGTGCTTGATTAAATTCACTGATGATATGCCTAGGAAGAGGCCCTCACttaagtattttaatatgtggtcTCTTGTGAAGGAGTTTGAGGGAATTGTTCAGAATAGCTGGTATAAGGATATTCAGGGCACTCCCATGTACAAGGTGGTGACAAAACTCAAGATGCTGAAGAAGGGGCTTAGGGAGCTAAATAATAAAAACTTTAGTGACATTGAAAATATCACTAGAGTTACAGAAATATCCCTTAAAGAGTTTCAGACTCAATTGACTCAGGATCCTCTAAATAAGGGGCTTTGTGATGCTGAAGCTGCTTGTGCAAAGGAGTTGATGCTACTGAAGAAAGCAAGGGAGCAGTATCTCCTTCAAAAATCTAAGGAGAAATGGATGAGTGAGGGGGATGACAATACTGCTTATTATCATGCCAGTATCAAACAAAGGAGAGTGAGGAATAAGGTGTATCAAATTAAGGATATGAATGGTAAGTTGTGTATCAAAGCACCTGGTCCAGATGGTTATAGTAGCCAATTCTTTAAGGATTCTTGGGCTACTGTAGGAGCGGGAGTGAGTGCAGCTGTGAGGAGTGTTATTCATTATGGCAAATTGCTGAAGGAGTGTAACACAACTACAATTACCATGGTCCCAAAAATAGATGCCCCAGAGAATGTGACTCAATTTAGGCCTATGGCCTATTGCAACACCATATACAAGTGTGTTGCCAAGGTTCTTTGCAATAGGCTCAGTACAATTATGCCTATTATTAGTCCCTCCCAGAGTGCCTTTGTGAAAGGAAGGGACATAGTTGGAAATATTTTATTGACTCAGGATTTGGTTAAAATGTATAAGAGAAAAGCTTGCTCTCCCAGACTATTAATGAAGATTGACTTACAAAAAGCCTATGACAGTGTTGAGTGGTCTTTTCTGCAAGAGATGTTAACAGCTTTGGGGTTTCCTAATCATTTGGTGGGTCTCCTCATGCAATGTGTGAGTACTCCTACTTATTCAATAGCCCTCAATGGTGAAGTCTTTGGGTTTTTTCAGGGTAAGAGGGGTTTAAGGCAGGGTGACCCATTATCAACCTTGCTTTTTACAATTTGCCTTGAGTACTTAAGTAGGATACTGGAGTGGGTACAGCAGAAGCCTGACTTTAGGTTTCATCCTTTTTGCAAGAGGGTTCAGTTAAGTCATCTCTGTTTTGCGGATGATTTAATTATGTTTTGCAGGGGGGATAAGAATTCTGTGGTTTTACTGTTAAGAGCATTTAAATGCTTCTCAAATGCTTTTGGGCTTTGCATGAACCAAAATAAATCTAGTATGTATACCAATGGTGTTGATGCACGGACTATGATTATGCTGGAAAGGGTGTCAGGGATGAGAAGGGGCACGATTCCTTTTAAGTATTTGGGAGTAACCATTACTCCTAAAAGGCTTGGGGTGGAAGACTGTCACTGCCTCACTGAGAGAATCAGTGCCAGAATTCAAGGATTAGGAGCAAGAAAACTCTCCTATGCTGGGAGGGTTGTTCTTATCAAATCAGTTCTAAGCACGTTGCATAACTATTGGGCTCGTATTTTCATACTCCCAAAGACTATCATCACCAAAATTCAAGCACAGTGCAGGAAGTTTCTATGGCATGGGAATGATAGCACAACCAGACCTGCTTTGGTTGCCTGGAGTCAA GATTGGTTGGATTATAAACCTGGTGTGGGAGCTAGCTGGGCTTGGAAGAAAATTTGTGGAGTAAAGGAAGCAATGAAACCTCTTCTTCTCATGCAGGGGACTGGGACTTATACTATTAAATTGGGGTATGACTG GCTACTGAAGATGAACATTATTCATGAAAATGAATGCTATCTGTGTGGAGATGAAGCTGAGTTTATTGACCATCCGTTTTTTCAATGTGAATTCAGTAAACGATGTTTGTTGATGGTAGAACAATGGCGATGA